TCCGTTTTGCCCTTGAAGAGGACATAGGGAACGGTGATATCACAACGACGCTCATCGTTCCTGAAGATCAGAAGTCAAGGGCAGCGATTGTCGCAAAGGCTGGTTTTATCGTCGCAGGTATCCCCTTTGCCATGGAAGCATTCAACGCCGTTGACGGGAAGACGGATTGGAAGATCTTTTCTCGCGAGGGCTCGGTGGTGAAGCGGGGAGATGTCATCGCAGAGATATCCGGAAGCACAAGGGCGCTGCTCACCAGTGAACGTGTGGGCCTCAATGTCCTCCAGAGACTTTCAGGCATCGCCACACTTACCGGCGCGTTCGTCAAGAGGGTCAGGGGTACTCATGTGAAGATCATGGATACCAGAAAGACCTCTCCGGGACTGCGGTTCATGGAGAAATATGCGGTGAGGATGGGCGGGGGCCACAATCACCGGTTTGGATTGTATGACGGCATCCTGATCAAGGATAACCATATCGAGGCTGCAGGGAGCGTGAGAAAGGCTGTCAGCGCAGCGAGGGAGGCACATCGCCTCATGAAGATAGAAGTTGAGGTGGAGAATCTTGAAGACCTCCGGGAGGCAATTCGCGCGGGTGCCGATGTCATTATGCTCGATAACATGTCTCTTGAAGACATGAGTCAGGCCGTGAAGGTCGCAAAGGGGAAGGTCCTTCTTGAGGCGTCGGGCAACATGAGCATTGGGAGGGTGCGTGCCGTTGCTGAAACAGGCGTCGATCTTATATCTGTGGGTCTTCTCACCCATTCCGCGCCCGCTGCCGATATCAGCATGAAGATCGTGGGGTGATGACTTCTTCTGAGAAGATGCTCTCCTTCGTCTTGACACACCGAAAGCTTAATTGTTACATTATTAGCACTCTCTCTGTTAGAGTGCTAACGCGAGGTGAAAGGCATGATTGACGAAAGACTGGAAAGGGTACTGTGGGCAGTGGTTGAGAGTTATATCACGAACCCCGATCCCGTGGGGTCGCGATTCGTAACAAAGAAGTACGCCTTCAACCTTTCACCGGCAACAATACGGAACATCATGGCCGATCTCGAGGAACTGGGCTTTCTGAGGCAGCCTCACACCTCGGCCGGACGAATCCCGACGGACAAGGGGTATCGGTTCTATGTTGACCACCTCCATAGGCGTGAGGTTTCGAATGAGGCTGCCCTAGCACATGAGCTCTCGGAAAGACTCGAAAATATCAGGACTGATATCAATGGTCTTCTCGGCGAAATCGCGAGGATGCTTTCACTCCGCTCCCACTATCTCGGCGTGGCCCTCCCGCCGAAGCGAGAGAAGACGACATTGAGGAGGATAAACTTTTTCCGGTACAAAAAAGGGTATTTGGCGGTAACGCTCCTTACTGACGAAGGCGTCGTTGAGAACAAGGTCCTCCGATGCGATTGCGACATGACGCAGCGTGACCTTATGAGGATCTCAGAATATCTCAATGCCGAGTTTACTGGTTATACGATCGACGAAATTCGATCAAGGGTTGTAAAGGAGATGGAGCGTGACAAGATCCTCTGCGATTCCCTGATTTCGCGTGCCATACGGATATGTGAGGAGGCGCTCCATTTCGACTCGGATGATCTCTTCATCTCGGGGTTCTCAGAGGTGCTGGGACTTCCTGATTTTTCAGACCTTGACAGGATCAAGGAGATCTCAAGGACGATTGAAGACAAACATCTCATCATAAAAGTCCTCGATAGACTCTCGGAGTCTGAAGGGGTGAACGTGGTCATCGGTTCCGAACACTCCGCAACAGAGTTGAAGAAGATGAGTATGGTGGTCTCCTCGTACAAGGAGGGTGACAGGCATATCGGGACCATAGGGATTATTGGACCGACGAGAATGGACTATCTCAAGGCGATAGAGATCGTTGATACAACGGCAAAATTCCTGACGCGGGTCCTGACGGAACGATAGGATTCACGTCATCACGTTTTATGGATACCGAGGAGGTTAGTGTGGACGAAGACGTTGGCAAAGAGGAAAAAGAAGAGACAATGGAAGCGAAACCAGCGGAAGATACGGGTGAAAAGAAACCTTCAGCTGACAACGACCTGGCCGAATTAAGAGATAGGTATCTTAGGCTCTATGCTGAGTTTGAGAACTACAAGAAGCGGGTGCAGAAGGACAAGGAAGAGCTCGTCAAGTATGGTAACGAAGCGCTCTTGTATGAGATGCTCCCTGTCATCGACAATCTCGAGATGGCCTTGCGGCATTCTGGGAATTCGGTCAACGAAGGTCTTGTGAAAGGTGTCGAGATAACCCTCAGGGAATTCCAACGAGTTACGGAGAAGTTCGGTCTCACGGCGATACCTGCGGTGGGGAGGCCCTTTGACCCTTCAGTACATCACGCCATGTGCC
This genomic window from Thermodesulfovibrionales bacterium contains:
- the grpE gene encoding nucleotide exchange factor GrpE, yielding MDEDVGKEEKEETMEAKPAEDTGEKKPSADNDLAELRDRYLRLYAEFENYKKRVQKDKEELVKYGNEALLYEMLPVIDNLEMALRHSGNSVNEGLVKGVEITLREFQRVTEKFGLTAIPAVGRPFDPSVHHAMCQVDRSDLEDKTVVEEFRKGYLLADKVLRPSLVSVSKRVSVGAETEASVQNSKKSEEE
- the nadC gene encoding carboxylating nicotinate-nucleotide diphosphorylase, whose product is MYIPYHVRRSIRFALEEDIGNGDITTTLIVPEDQKSRAAIVAKAGFIVAGIPFAMEAFNAVDGKTDWKIFSREGSVVKRGDVIAEISGSTRALLTSERVGLNVLQRLSGIATLTGAFVKRVRGTHVKIMDTRKTSPGLRFMEKYAVRMGGGHNHRFGLYDGILIKDNHIEAAGSVRKAVSAAREAHRLMKIEVEVENLEDLREAIRAGADVIMLDNMSLEDMSQAVKVAKGKVLLEASGNMSIGRVRAVAETGVDLISVGLLTHSAPAADISMKIVG
- the hrcA gene encoding heat-inducible transcriptional repressor HrcA, which encodes MIDERLERVLWAVVESYITNPDPVGSRFVTKKYAFNLSPATIRNIMADLEELGFLRQPHTSAGRIPTDKGYRFYVDHLHRREVSNEAALAHELSERLENIRTDINGLLGEIARMLSLRSHYLGVALPPKREKTTLRRINFFRYKKGYLAVTLLTDEGVVENKVLRCDCDMTQRDLMRISEYLNAEFTGYTIDEIRSRVVKEMERDKILCDSLISRAIRICEEALHFDSDDLFISGFSEVLGLPDFSDLDRIKEISRTIEDKHLIIKVLDRLSESEGVNVVIGSEHSATELKKMSMVVSSYKEGDRHIGTIGIIGPTRMDYLKAIEIVDTTAKFLTRVLTER